A single window of Selenomonas sputigena DNA harbors:
- a CDS encoding CD1375 family protein produces the protein MKKWAYMIPIYAYLVRRKTWAISEEDKQEGQKVVPEVYRDDVAAYLVEHA, from the coding sequence ATGAAGAAGTGGGCTTATATGATTCCCATCTACGCCTACCTTGTACGGCGCAAAACGTGGGCAATCTCCGAAGAGGACAAACAGGAGGGGCAGAAGGTCGTACCCGAGGTCTACCGTGACGACGTTGCCGCATACCTCGTCGAGCACGCGTAG
- a CDS encoding holin family protein has protein sequence MNEVIVFLRELIPTQVQIEWGAIASVVGAAVSYALGWNGVLEALLCAMVLDYLSGLLAAYINPHMMLDSRRGFRGIGKKIMILLLVSLAHFADYATGQTIVQTIAVWFFLGNEGLSILENAANAGVPVPEKLKKTLEQLKSEKGGREK, from the coding sequence TTGAATGAAGTCATCGTGTTCCTGCGTGAGCTTATCCCAACACAGGTGCAGATTGAATGGGGGGCGATTGCCTCGGTGGTGGGGGCTGCCGTGTCGTATGCGCTCGGCTGGAACGGTGTTTTGGAAGCGCTCTTGTGCGCCATGGTACTAGATTACCTGTCCGGTTTGCTCGCGGCATACATCAATCCGCACATGATGCTGGACAGCCGTCGAGGGTTTCGCGGCATTGGCAAGAAGATCATGATCCTGCTGCTCGTGTCCCTTGCGCATTTTGCGGATTACGCGACGGGGCAGACCATCGTGCAGACCATCGCCGTATGGTTCTTCCTCGGCAACGAGGGGCTGAGCATTTTGGAAAATGCCGCCAATGCGGGCGTGCCAGTGCCAGAGAAGCTGAAAAAGACACTCGAACAGCTCAAGAGCGAGAAGGGAGGACGCGAGAAATGA
- a CDS encoding N-acetylmuramoyl-L-alanine amidase family protein, translating into MKVFLNPGHAPDGNPDPGACGCGLRECDVAKSVADLVEHYLVGAGVEVVGNLQDDSLYTITSTANESEADVFVSIHCNAFNGNANGTESCVYPGSTRSGRLGNCIQRQIVDSLDTTDRGLKDRPGLYVLKHTDMPAVLVELAFIDNEDDAALLRDNQDDFARAIARGVTDYEQML; encoded by the coding sequence GTGAAAGTGTTTTTGAACCCGGGGCATGCGCCGGACGGTAATCCCGATCCGGGTGCTTGCGGTTGCGGCCTCAGGGAGTGCGATGTGGCAAAGAGTGTCGCCGATCTCGTGGAGCACTATCTAGTAGGTGCGGGTGTCGAGGTCGTCGGCAATCTGCAGGATGACAGTCTCTATACGATCACAAGCACGGCCAACGAGAGCGAGGCGGATGTTTTTGTGTCGATCCACTGCAATGCCTTTAATGGAAATGCGAACGGCACGGAGAGCTGTGTTTATCCCGGCAGCACGCGCAGCGGTCGGCTCGGCAACTGCATCCAGCGGCAGATCGTGGACAGCCTTGACACTACAGATCGCGGGCTCAAGGATCGCCCCGGACTCTATGTCCTCAAGCACACTGACATGCCCGCCGTGCTCGTCGAGCTTGCCTTTATCGACAATGAGGACGATGCCGCGCTCCTGCGTGACAATCAGGACGACTTCGCCCGCGCCATCGCGCGAGGCGTGACGGACTACGAGCAGATGCTGTGA